The DNA sequence GAGGTCATTGAACCCAACACCTCGGGAGTTTGTCCGCTCagcccatctctctctctctgtttatcatgatgctgctgtcacacacacagtgacaggaatgatcattttactgGTTATTGACAAGTTTATCGAGTCGAAACATTCGGTGTCGGTGTGAGCAGCACCGGAAAACAAACACGTGAGCCTCCTGCAGCTCCGCCCGAGTGGAGCTCCGTCCTGCAGCATAGAGCAGCTGAATTTAAACGTCTTCCAGAGTCAGGACGCATATCTTTCAGTCAcacaatgaaatttaaataagtTTGGACATTGGACACAGATTATTGTATTGTGTAACCATCAGAggtttttaactttacaaactgtAGAGTGTCACAACTGCTGACACACTGTTTGTCTCCCCTGACGCTAAAATTGTCGGAGGTCAGTTGCAGGCGCACGGTGTCTCTCCACCGCTTCATCCAACCCCGGGACAGCCCGAGTGTCCATGATCCTCTGACTGCCAGCAAAGATCATAAACTTCAAACCTAAAGGCACTGCTGATATTTTTGCACAGTGTTTTCCTGCTGGagtccgtctgtctgtgtgtctgtctgtctgtctgtgtggtttTAAACATCTTAATTTAGTTCAGTAATATCAGTCAGTTATAAGTGTTGTTATGGAGACAGCTGATCCCTGACCGTCATGTTCTCCgtgtttttacacacaaaccTGGAACTGATCGCACATGAAGCTGACTCATGTTTAAAACTGGAAGCGTGACGTCGTCACTTCTGCTTTtattcctctctgtctcactcagaggacgtttttatttctttacaggTTTTCATATAGAAATACTGTAATACAAACTGACTTTTATATGTGTTTGGTCACTCAAGATTTCACTTAGTATTTTCCATTTTTCGGTATGTTTGTACGTCTTTGTTTGTGCGACTTCAGGACATCTGTGAGGACATCTCGGACCATGTGGAGCAGATTCATGCCCTGCTGGAGACAGAGTTCTCCCTGAAACTTCTGTCCTACTCCGTCAACATCATCGTTGACATCAGGTGAGTCCTCACAACATTTGAATGGtgtttattctgcttttttccctgtgaaattgttgttgttgttgcaattGTTACTGTAGAAAATGCTCAAAAcaaactaatatttttttttatctttattgttttgtttattaatgaAACAGTCACCTAATAACTTCTCCATGTTATCAGCACTTCATGAGAAAGAGAAATTAGAATTTTCTAAAAGCCATGAACTGTACAATTAAATAATTTCCAGAGCTTTTACTGCACCTCTAAAGCACTTTATTGCACCAATAAGGAAAGGAATAGGACTGTTTGTGCATGCCAATGAAGATTTTAATAAGTGCGCTCACTTATTAGGTGGAAACAAATAATATTCTTTCTGCTATCGGAAAAAGTGATGGCATATGCAATGAATACATAAACCAACAAATGATAAAGTAAAACTTTGAGATCCATAGAACTGCACAGTTTCACATGAGGGATGTTTGATACCAAactaatgaatgaatattagtGAGCATGTTGTGAAGCTGGTggtgctgtgtgtgctgtgttcagGACGGTGCAGCTGCTGTGGCACCAGCTGAGAGTCTCAGTTCTGGTCCTGAAGGAGCGTCTGCTGCAGGGCCTGCAGGACTCCAACGGGAACTACACGCGTCAGACCGACATCCTGCAGGCCTTCAGCCAGGACCAGCACCAGGTAACAACACCAACGTCTGCTGTTCACATCCAGCAAGCCACCATTTGTTTCTAAGAGTGAGACAGTCGCCATGAACTATTTAACACCACCAAAATATTCTGTCCTGAGTTTTTATCATCAGAGGAAAcgatagtttatttttttccttcattttctgttttggtggTGTAGTTGCTGTTGGAAATATGAACATGTAGATGGCTTTTAGCCTCAAGGAGGCTTATTACTGTCACCTGTATGTCCGTGCTGGACTGCAGTGAAGTTATTCGTAGTTTTCAGTCACATGACTGGCACGGAGCTCTGGAGAGCAAAACGGCATTTTAAGACGACAGCCAACAGTAGAAACTCCATCAAACTGCAGCACAAACCATCaaattacctttttattttcagaaaaatatgtgtgttagagttttgagttttgaagcattttttaagatgttGAAAATCGAagataactttttgtcataaattgttttttaaccctCTGGAGACTGAGGGGGTCTCAGGGTACTAAAGTAAAATTTTaacacagtcacatgactttTTGTATTCAGAACAAGAATAATTTCCATGAAGTATGTATTTCATGATTGTATTTTACTCCcaaaagtagtttaaaaaaaaacattgaagtactgttttattttgactcGAACCTTCAGCCGTCAGTTAAAAACACGATTAAACTTCTCTCCAGACTCGCCTGGACGCTCTGACCGAGGTGGACGACTGCGGTCAGCTGACAATTCGCTGCAGCCAGGACTACTTCTCTTTGGACTGCGGCATCACCGCCTTCGAGTTGAGCGATTACAGCCCCAGTGACGAGCCCGAGGCCCGGGAAACTGAGCCAGACTGTGAGGACTCCCCTCAGGACGTAGATCAAGCCCAAGACCCAAATCCAGAACCGCTGTCAGAGGACAGTGAAGGACCTCGCCTCTCAAACCAGGAACTCCATAACAGTTTACCTGAACTCACCACGCCCGCTGACTCAACGAACCAAAACCATCCTCCGTCAGTTTTACCCAAAATCCCCAACCACAGTGAAAGTGTGAAGCGCCCCCTGCAGGGCGTGAGCCACAGCACCGAAGTGTCGCCCACACAGCCGTCTCTTCCCAAGAGAGCTGCTCTGTTCTCAGAGGGAGGAACCAGAGAGGAGGACCGGAGGGGAGGATCGGGGAAGGTCAGCCCGCTCTCTGGGCTCCAGTTCCAGGCCGAGCTGAGTCGGAGCACTCCGTCTCTCATGGATCCTCCAGACCGTTCCAAGTTCTGGTTGGAGCTGGACTCGGTTTATCCAGAAAATGTTTCACAGTCCTACGAGAGTCTGCAGGTTCGTTTTCTGAACTTTATTTCAAAGATATCCAAAACTGGGTGAAAAAGCAAGCAGCAACAGagacaaatgtcttttttaccTACTTTGAAACCTCCgatattttgattatatttctATAGATGACATTATAATGTTTGGGCTGTAATAGAATTACCAGTGCCATGAACTTAGTGTCCACTGCAACTTGCATTTTAACCTGGATTCTCTTTAAACAGAACACAAAGGTTTGTTCAGACATCAAGAACCAAGAAAAGTCATGAATTGTGCAAAAAGAAACTCCCAGGcgtggaaaagttttaaaactaaacattccctgaaagttttggaaaagtcatggaatttcgtTTCATAAACTTGAATAATAACatatgatgtgttcaagaacCATagaattatgattttaaaaaaaaaactaattataaCCTGATTGcaaagcatgtttaaaaaaagatgaaagaaaaaaaacgtgcctttaaaaaaaatgccaaaaattaatAGAGAGACTAAACTgctttaattttatcttttaaaatcaacaaaaatctctaaaggacaaaaaagtgccacttttttttcatttgaaatcaGCAAGGCTcaaacagttttctttaaaaaatctgcagtaaaataaatacaaaataaaattaaagttgtaTTCCCCCTTGGAAATTTGCCTCAGAGTCGTGGAAATTCATTGGTTAAATGTGTCTGAACCCTGTAAACAGATAATGAACGGACGCAACCTCCAGAGAAACCACGTGAGCTCCAGACAGGGAGGACGCTCTCAGAGGAGCGCCCAGAGACCGCTGACCGACTCGAGGAGCT is a window from the Plectropomus leopardus isolate mb unplaced genomic scaffold, YSFRI_Pleo_2.0 unplaced_scaffold11831, whole genome shotgun sequence genome containing:
- the LOC121963596 gene encoding A-kinase anchor protein 6-like, translated to FHLVFSIFRYVCTSLFVRLQDICEDISDHVEQIHALLETEFSLKLLSYSVNIIVDIRTVQLLWHQLRVSVLVLKERLLQGLQDSNGNYTRQTDILQAFSQDQHQTRLDALTEVDDCGQLTIRCSQDYFSLDCGITAFELSDYSPSDEPEARETEPDCEDSPQDVDQAQDPNPEPLSEDSEGPRLSNQELHNSLPELTTPADSTNQNHPPSVLPKIPNHSESVKRPLQGVSHSTEVSPTQPSLPKRAALFSEGGTREEDRRGGSGKVSPLSGLQFQAELSRSTPSLMDPPDRSKFWLELDSVYPENVSQSYESLQIMNGRNLQRNHVSSRQGGRSQRSAQRPLTDSRSSSGARLTANAPLPLQDPASQDEISKQMERTQKETNAHSEGDSDSSLPSPMREQFLSSDLEASGEESDPRPRPGKAAVWIIKRQGQKVAQVTSRASPDREHWYGSEEFLALPAQLRKTEMLAMKLESLAQSLPQRPDSSQDALQDVDDWDLTELNPDWDVGESGDNMSSVGESGDDMPALLPPL